In a single window of the Deltaproteobacteria bacterium genome:
- the fliS gene encoding flagellar export chaperone FliS → MHGNGVGAYQQTNVMTADPKRLVIMCYEGAISNLRLAREKYDAREYEAKARAVQKFQDIVNELLCSLDFEKGGQIATNLRAIYEYMIRRILQGDVEKEPSVFDEVLGMLEELKGAWEEIFYGGKKASAPMPAHLSDQMSKQGGAAAYGPRVRL, encoded by the coding sequence ATGCATGGAAATGGGGTTGGCGCCTATCAACAGACAAATGTTATGACAGCAGATCCGAAGAGATTGGTGATTATGTGCTACGAAGGGGCGATCAGTAATTTAAGGCTTGCCAGGGAAAAGTATGATGCCCGCGAATATGAGGCCAAGGCGAGGGCGGTGCAGAAATTTCAAGACATTGTAAATGAACTCTTGTGTTCGCTTGATTTTGAAAAAGGAGGTCAGATTGCAACAAATCTGCGGGCAATCTATGAATACATGATACGCCGCATCTTGCAGGGTGATGTGGAGAAAGAGCCATCCGTCTTTGATGAAGTTCTTGGCATGCTCGAGGAACTCAAAGGGGCGTGGGAAGAGATTTTTTATGGCGGCAAAAAAGCCTCAGCGCCGATGCCAGCCCATTTATCCGATCAAATGAGCAAGCAAGGCGGGGCCGCGGCGTATGGACCTCGGGTGAGACTATGA